A genomic window from Macaca mulatta isolate MMU2019108-1 chromosome 19, T2T-MMU8v2.0, whole genome shotgun sequence includes:
- the SLC1A5 gene encoding neutral amino acid transporter B(0) isoform X2 — translation MVADPPRGDSKGLAAAEPTANGGLALASIEDQGEAAGGCCGSRDRVRRCLRANLLVLLTVVAVVVGVALGLGVSGAGGALALGPERLSAFVFPGELLLRLLRMIILPLVVCSLIGGAASLDPGALGRLGAWALLFFLVTTLLASALGVALALALQPGAASAAINASVGAAGSAENAPKKEVLDSFLDLARNIFPSNLVSAAFRSYSTSYEERNITGTRVKVPVGQEVEGMNILGLVVFAIVFGVALRKLGPEGELLIRFFNSFNEATMVLVSWIMCSATLPLMMKCVEENNGVAKHISRFILPIGATVNMDGAALFQCVAAVFIAQLSEQSLDFVKIITILVTATASSVGAAGIPAGGVLTLAIILEAVNLPVDHISLILAVDWLVDRSCTVLNVEGDALGAGLLQNYVDRTEVRSTEPELIQVKSELPLDPLPAPTEEGNPLLRHYRGPAGDATVASEKESVM, via the exons ATGGTGGCCGATCCTCCTCGTGGAGACTCCAAGGGGCTCGCAGCGGCGGAGCCCACCGCCAACGGGGGTCTGGCGCTGGCCTCCATCGAGGACCAAGGCGAGGCAGCAGGGGGCTGCTGCGGTTCCCGGGACCGGGTGCGACGCTGCCTTCGAGCCAACCTGCTTGTGCTGCTGACGGTGGTGGCCGTGGTAGTCGGCGTGGCGCTGGGGCTGGGGGTATCGGGGGCCGGAGGTGCGCTGGCGTTGGGCCCGGAGCGCTTGAGCGCCTTCGTCTTCCCGGGCGAGCTGCTGCTGCGCCTGCTGCGGATGATCATCTTGCCGCTGGTGGTGTGCAGCTTGATCGGCGGCGCCGCCAGCCTGGACCCCGGCGCGCTCGGCCGCCTGGGCGCCTGGGCGCTGCTGTTTTTCCTGGTCACTACGCTGCTGGCGTCGGCGCTCGGAGTGGCCTTGGCCCTGGCGCTGCAGCCGGGCGCCGCCTCCGCCGCCATCAACGCCTCGGTGGGAGCCGCTGGCAGTGCCGAAAATGCCCCCAAGAAGGAGGTGCTCGATTCGTTCCTGGATCTTGCGAG AAATATCTTCCCTTCCAACCTGGTGTCCGCAGCCTTTCGCTCA TACTCTACCTCCTATGAAGAGAGGAATATCACCGGAACCAGGGTGAAG GTGCCCGTGGGGCAGGAGGTGGAGGGCATGAACATCCTGGGCTTAGTAGTGTTTGCCATTGTCTTTGGTGTGGCACTGCGGAAGCTGGGGCCTGAGGGGGAGCTGCTTATCCGCTTCTTCAACTCCTTCAATGAGGCCACCATGGTTCTGGTCTCCTGGATCATGTG TTCTGCCACGCTGCCGCTGATGATGAAGTGCGTGGAGGAGAATAATGGCGTGGCCAAGCACATCAGCCGTTTCATCCTGCCCATCGGTGCCACCGTCAACATGGACGGTGCCGCGCTCTTCCAGTGCGTGGCTGCAGTGTTCATTGCACAGCTCAGCGAGCAGTCCTTGGACTTCGTAAAGATCATCACCATCCT gGTCACGGCCACAGCGTCCAGCGTGGGGGCAGCGGGCATCCCTGCTGGAGGTGTCCTCACTCTGGCCATCATCCTCGAAGCAGTCAACCTCCCGGTCGACCATATCTCCTTGATCCTGGCTGTGGACTGGCTAGT TGACCGGTCCTGTACCGTCCTCAATGTAGAAGGTGACGCTCTGGGGGCAGGACTCCTCCAAAATTACGTGGACCGTACGGAGGTGAGAAGCACAGAGCCCGAGTTGATACAAGTGAAGAGTGAGCTGCCCCTGGATCCGCTGCCAGCCCCCACTGAGGAAGGGAACCCCCTCCTCAGACACTATCGGGGGCCTGCGGGGGATGCCACGGTCGCCTCTGAGAAGGAATCAGTCATGTAA
- the SLC1A5 gene encoding neutral amino acid transporter B(0) isoform X1 yields the protein MVADPPRGDSKGLAAAEPTANGGLALASIEDQGEAAGGCCGSRDRVRRCLRANLLVLLTVVAVVVGVALGLGVSGAGGALALGPERLSAFVFPGELLLRLLRMIILPLVVCSLIGGAASLDPGALGRLGAWALLFFLVTTLLASALGVALALALQPGAASAAINASVGAAGSAENAPKKEVLDSFLDLARNIFPSNLVSAAFRSYSTSYEERNITGTRVKVPVGQEVEGMNILGLVVFAIVFGVALRKLGPEGELLIRFFNSFNEATMVLVSWIMWYAPVGIMFLVAGKIVEMEDVGLLFARLGKYILCCLLGHAIHGLLVLPLIYFLFTRKNPYRFLWGIVTPLATAFGTSSSSATLPLMMKCVEENNGVAKHISRFILPIGATVNMDGAALFQCVAAVFIAQLSEQSLDFVKIITILVTATASSVGAAGIPAGGVLTLAIILEAVNLPVDHISLILAVDWLVDRSCTVLNVEGDALGAGLLQNYVDRTEVRSTEPELIQVKSELPLDPLPAPTEEGNPLLRHYRGPAGDATVASEKESVM from the exons ATGGTGGCCGATCCTCCTCGTGGAGACTCCAAGGGGCTCGCAGCGGCGGAGCCCACCGCCAACGGGGGTCTGGCGCTGGCCTCCATCGAGGACCAAGGCGAGGCAGCAGGGGGCTGCTGCGGTTCCCGGGACCGGGTGCGACGCTGCCTTCGAGCCAACCTGCTTGTGCTGCTGACGGTGGTGGCCGTGGTAGTCGGCGTGGCGCTGGGGCTGGGGGTATCGGGGGCCGGAGGTGCGCTGGCGTTGGGCCCGGAGCGCTTGAGCGCCTTCGTCTTCCCGGGCGAGCTGCTGCTGCGCCTGCTGCGGATGATCATCTTGCCGCTGGTGGTGTGCAGCTTGATCGGCGGCGCCGCCAGCCTGGACCCCGGCGCGCTCGGCCGCCTGGGCGCCTGGGCGCTGCTGTTTTTCCTGGTCACTACGCTGCTGGCGTCGGCGCTCGGAGTGGCCTTGGCCCTGGCGCTGCAGCCGGGCGCCGCCTCCGCCGCCATCAACGCCTCGGTGGGAGCCGCTGGCAGTGCCGAAAATGCCCCCAAGAAGGAGGTGCTCGATTCGTTCCTGGATCTTGCGAG AAATATCTTCCCTTCCAACCTGGTGTCCGCAGCCTTTCGCTCA TACTCTACCTCCTATGAAGAGAGGAATATCACCGGAACCAGGGTGAAG GTGCCCGTGGGGCAGGAGGTGGAGGGCATGAACATCCTGGGCTTAGTAGTGTTTGCCATTGTCTTTGGTGTGGCACTGCGGAAGCTGGGGCCTGAGGGGGAGCTGCTTATCCGCTTCTTCAACTCCTTCAATGAGGCCACCATGGTTCTGGTCTCCTGGATCATGTG GTACGCCCCTGTGGGCATCATGTTCCTGGTGGCCGGCAAGATCGTGGAGATGGAGGACGTGGGTTTACTCTTTGCCCGCCTTGGCAAGTACATTCTGTGCTGCCTGCTGGGCCATGCCATCCACGGGCTCCTGGTACTGCCCCTCATCTACTTCCTCTTCACCCGCAAAAACCCCTACCGCTTTCTGTGGGGCATCGTGACACCGCTGGCCACTGCCTTTGGGACCTCCTCCAG TTCTGCCACGCTGCCGCTGATGATGAAGTGCGTGGAGGAGAATAATGGCGTGGCCAAGCACATCAGCCGTTTCATCCTGCCCATCGGTGCCACCGTCAACATGGACGGTGCCGCGCTCTTCCAGTGCGTGGCTGCAGTGTTCATTGCACAGCTCAGCGAGCAGTCCTTGGACTTCGTAAAGATCATCACCATCCT gGTCACGGCCACAGCGTCCAGCGTGGGGGCAGCGGGCATCCCTGCTGGAGGTGTCCTCACTCTGGCCATCATCCTCGAAGCAGTCAACCTCCCGGTCGACCATATCTCCTTGATCCTGGCTGTGGACTGGCTAGT TGACCGGTCCTGTACCGTCCTCAATGTAGAAGGTGACGCTCTGGGGGCAGGACTCCTCCAAAATTACGTGGACCGTACGGAGGTGAGAAGCACAGAGCCCGAGTTGATACAAGTGAAGAGTGAGCTGCCCCTGGATCCGCTGCCAGCCCCCACTGAGGAAGGGAACCCCCTCCTCAGACACTATCGGGGGCCTGCGGGGGATGCCACGGTCGCCTCTGAGAAGGAATCAGTCATGTAA